The region CCATGAGGTGAATGAGGTAGGCCGCACCCGCCATTTTCAGCCACGGATTTTGAATGATGTAGGTGGCGAAAAGCAGGGCCAAGCCACGGAACACGTACGCCCCGATGATGCCGACCCGCAGTGCCCAGAACTTTTGATGATGCGGAAGGTGGGCCGCCATGGCGGCAATCGCCAAGGCATTGTCCACAGACAGGAGGCCTTCGATGATGATGAGTGAGATGATAACCGGGAGGGCCTCGGTCAGGATCTGCCAGACAGCAGGAGAGAAGATTTCCGCAAGCATCAGTGAATATGTGACATGAATACGCGCTTTATTGTTGAAATGCGTGCCCCATGGTCACGATTTTTAGCCCACATTGGACTGGCAGTCAAGGTTGACACCCGGCAGCCTGCCCTCCTAGATGAAGAAGAGTTCTGCGACGGCACCAAACTTGCGTCGCCATCCCTGTCCCCCCTTCGTTTTTTTGAGTATGTTTTCTTTTTCCACCCATTTCCTGCGGCTGGCAGCCCCGGTGATCCTGGTTTCCCTGCTTTCGGCCTGTTCGAACCCTCAAAACCCCGTGCGCTCGGCCGGTGACTTCAGCGGTAACGGAGGGTATTCACAGACGGCTTACCCGATCGCCCAGCCCGCAGCTTATCACCCCGGCTGGGATGTGGAAGGTGAACCGATGTTTGTGGCGGCCTCCAACACGCCATCCATCCGTGCCTCCTCCTACCTGCTGATCGATGCGCACACGGGCAAGCATCTGGCCTCAAAAAATGCGGAAACCGCCCGCGCCGTGGCCAGCACCCAGAAACTGGTGACCGCCCTCGTGGTGCTGGATGCGGGCAATCTTGACAAGCCCGTGAAAGTCATGGCCTCGGATGTGAAGGTGGAGCCCACCTGCCTGGGATTGCGCCCCGGTGAGGTCTATACCCGCAGGCACCTGCTGTATGCCTTTCTCATCAAAAGCTGCAACGACGTGGCCAATGTGCTGGCCCGAGACAATGCAGGCAGCATCAGCGCCTTTGCCGCCAAGATGAACGCCAAGGCTAGATCCCTCGGCTGCTCGAAGTCGAATTTCAAAAATCCCCACGGCCTCACCGCTCCGGGCCAGTACTCCACCGCCCGCGACATGGCGCGGATCGCCATGGCAGCCTATCGCAATCCCATCGTCCGGGACGCCGTGCGCCGCCAATACTACACCTTCCGCAAAAACAACGGTAGCACAGTGACTCTGAAGTCCACGAACAATCTCCTGGGCAACATGCCAGAGTGCAACGGCATGAAAACGGGCTACACCGTGGCCAGTGGTCGCTGCCTGATCTCGACCGCCAGTTCCCGTGGCCGGGACGTGATTCTCGTTCAGTTAGGCACCAAGACCAAATACATCTGGGATGACGGTCGCCTGCTCATGTCCTGGGGCCTGCAACGCGCCAAAGGCGGCGGTTTGACTGCCTCCAATTGATCGCCTTAAGACCAAAAAAGGACGATGGATGACCTTTGGGACGTTGCCCCAGTGTCATAAGCGATGGAACCAATCATCAGAGAATGCCTGCATTGTCCTTGAATGGACTTCAGGAAAGAGCACTTCCATCTGTTCCGCTTTGTTGCTGAGGTCAGATCCAGGTCGAATATCCGAGCGCCTTCAGCAAGGTGCGCAGGCTCATGAGGACCACCAAAACACCAACCACGACCATCATGGGCCGTTGAGGCAGCCGTTTGGTCATGAAAGCGCCGAACGGAGCTGCAACCACGCCCCCGAGGGCCAGACCCGCAATGACCTGCCAGTGGCCTAAGCCAATGCTGAGGAAAAAGGTCAATGAGGCCGACAGGGTGACAAAAAACTCCACCGCATTCACACTGCCCACGGCATGGCGCAGCGAATTACCCCGCACAATGAGATTGGTGGCCACAATCGGTCCCCAGCCGCCACCGCCAACAGCATCCAGAAAGGAGCCGATCAAGGCCAGCGGTGTCAGTTTGGTCGTCACTTCACGTGGAGGAAACGCCATGAACGCCTTGATAATGATGACCAGGCCCATGATCAGCAGGTAGCCCGAAATGTAAGGCTTGATCATGTCACCATCGATCATGCTGAGTGTGTAGGCACCCACGGCTGCTCCGATGATACCAGGGATCAAAAGTCGGCGAAAAAGGTCTTTGCTGATGTTTCCGAAGGCATGGTGGGAAATGGCCGAAGCCCCGGTGGTGAAGCACTCCGCCGCATGAACGGTGCTGCTGACCACGGCAGGCGGCACCCCCCAGCCCATCAGCAGGCTGGAAGCCGTGATGCCATAGGCCATTCCCAGAGCCCCATCAATAAGCTGGGCCACGAAACCGGCGATGACATAGATGTAAAAATCTTCGGACATAGAATCCTGCGCGAACAGGGAGCGCGCGCTGTCGGTCTTTCAGGGGTGAGTTTCAAGTGAAACCTTTGGGGCAGGAACGCCCTGAGAATCCTCAAGCCGCCTAGGGCACCCTCAAGCACACCGATCAGGCCAGAGATACCAGCCCGCACACATCAAGAGGGCTGTTGTGACGCAGGCAAAACTATTCCGCCTGGGCGCAAAGACTGCAAAATGAATGATCCCCAAACTTGGCACGGCCAATGCTTTGCATCCGGGGAGTGGCGGAAATCAGGGATAACCCCCAGGTAGCCACCTCTCCCAAACAACACCGATCCAACCCATAAACATGATGCGAATCCTGCCCCACTGGCGCACGTTCACGTGCGGACTCCTGGCATCCGCCGTTCTCCTGAGCGGCGATATCCTTGCCCAAGACGCAGCTCCAGCGCCCGCCCCGGCGCCAGCGGCTGCCCCTGCTCCGACTCCAGCGCCCGCACCGGTCGCCGTCCCGGCTCCCGAGCCTGCTGCGGCCCCTGCTGCTGAAGCCCCCGCCGGACCCACCGTTGAACAGCGCATCTTTGACTTGGAGAAGTACGTGCAGAACGTGCAGCCAGGCAAAGACGGTGACACCACTTGGACTTCCAACATCGCCGGCCCTGGCCCGGGCCACAATGCCTGGCAGATGACCAGCACCGCCCTCGTGATCTTCATGACCCTCCCCGGTCTGGCTCTCTTCTACGGCGGTCTCGTCCGCAAGAAGAACGTCCTCTCCGTCATCGCCCAGTGCATGGGTATTGCTGGTCTGGTCACCCTCCTCTGGTGGGCCTGCGGTTACAGCCTCTCTTTCGGCGCAGGTGAAGGCAAAACAATGCCCTTCATCGGTGACATGACCTACAAGTTCCTGGAAGGCGTGTCCCCATACGCCTCCGGTGCTGGCTA is a window of Prosthecobacter algae DNA encoding:
- a CDS encoding D-alanyl-D-alanine carboxypeptidase family protein, coding for MFSFSTHFLRLAAPVILVSLLSACSNPQNPVRSAGDFSGNGGYSQTAYPIAQPAAYHPGWDVEGEPMFVAASNTPSIRASSYLLIDAHTGKHLASKNAETARAVASTQKLVTALVVLDAGNLDKPVKVMASDVKVEPTCLGLRPGEVYTRRHLLYAFLIKSCNDVANVLARDNAGSISAFAAKMNAKARSLGCSKSNFKNPHGLTAPGQYSTARDMARIAMAAYRNPIVRDAVRRQYYTFRKNNGSTVTLKSTNNLLGNMPECNGMKTGYTVASGRCLISTASSRGRDVILVQLGTKTKYIWDDGRLLMSWGLQRAKGGGLTASN
- a CDS encoding sulfite exporter TauE/SafE family protein, with translation MSEDFYIYVIAGFVAQLIDGALGMAYGITASSLLMGWGVPPAVVSSTVHAAECFTTGASAISHHAFGNISKDLFRRLLIPGIIGAAVGAYTLSMIDGDMIKPYISGYLLIMGLVIIIKAFMAFPPREVTTKLTPLALIGSFLDAVGGGGWGPIVATNLIVRGNSLRHAVGSVNAVEFFVTLSASLTFFLSIGLGHWQVIAGLALGGVVAAPFGAFMTKRLPQRPMMVVVGVLVVLMSLRTLLKALGYSTWI